From a single Streptomyces misionensis genomic region:
- the bla gene encoding class A beta-lactamase: MTASGPPARRGLLRAGLALASAAVVASTGTAAAAAGASTSGEAGELGVLERDYGARLGVYARNVRTGRVLAHRAGERFAHCSVFKAFAAAAVLRDRSGCAPLDKVIHYPPHDILPNSPRTEENQETGMTVADLCAAAIQYSDNTAGNLLLQQVGGPAGLTGFFRSLGDRVSRQDRWEPELNTAIPGDLRDTTTPEAIATSLERLTLGRALPAPDRERLVTWMKGNTTSGARFRAGLPEGWTLADKTGTGFYASAHDIGVAWTTRRTPVVLAVLSTKDEKDAPVDEALIREAARIAARTVAPGE; the protein is encoded by the coding sequence ATGACCGCTTCCGGACCGCCGGCACGCCGTGGCCTGCTCAGAGCGGGCCTCGCGCTCGCATCCGCCGCCGTCGTGGCGTCGACCGGCACGGCCGCGGCCGCCGCGGGTGCCTCGACCAGCGGTGAAGCGGGCGAACTGGGCGTCCTGGAGCGCGACTACGGCGCCCGGCTCGGCGTGTACGCGCGCAATGTGCGCACCGGTCGGGTGCTGGCCCACCGGGCGGGGGAGCGGTTCGCGCACTGCTCGGTCTTCAAGGCGTTCGCGGCGGCCGCCGTCCTGCGCGACCGGTCCGGCTGCGCCCCGCTGGACAAGGTGATCCACTACCCGCCGCACGACATCCTGCCCAACTCGCCGCGCACCGAGGAGAACCAGGAGACCGGGATGACGGTGGCCGACCTGTGCGCGGCGGCCATCCAGTACAGCGACAACACGGCGGGCAACCTGCTGTTGCAGCAGGTCGGCGGCCCGGCCGGGCTCACCGGGTTCTTCCGCTCGCTCGGCGACCGGGTGAGCCGCCAGGACCGCTGGGAGCCGGAGCTCAACACGGCGATCCCGGGCGACCTCCGCGACACCACGACCCCCGAGGCCATCGCCACGAGCCTGGAGCGGCTGACCCTGGGCCGGGCACTGCCCGCCCCCGACCGCGAGCGGCTCGTCACCTGGATGAAGGGCAACACCACCAGCGGCGCGCGGTTCCGCGCCGGGCTGCCCGAAGGGTGGACCCTCGCCGACAAGACCGGCACCGGCTTCTACGCGAGCGCCCACGACATCGGCGTCGCCTGGACCACCCGGCGCACCCCGGTCGTCCTGGCCGTGCTGTCGACCAAGGACGAGAAGGACGCGCCGGTCGACGAGGCGCTCATCAGGGAGGCGGCCCGCATCGCCGCGCGCACCGTGGCACCCGGCGAGTGA
- a CDS encoding VOC family protein, which translates to MPVELNHTIVHSRDNRESARFFTEIVGLDITSEWGPFIAVALGNGVTLDFATVPEDTITPQHYAFLVSDEEFDAAYARITERGIEHYADPHKKHPGAINRNDGGKGVYFMDPVGHAMELLTVPYGGWPTA; encoded by the coding sequence TTGCCGGTCGAGTTGAACCACACCATCGTCCATTCCCGCGACAACCGGGAGTCCGCCCGTTTCTTCACGGAGATAGTCGGCCTGGACATCACCTCGGAGTGGGGCCCGTTCATCGCCGTGGCCCTGGGCAACGGCGTCACGCTGGACTTCGCCACCGTCCCCGAGGACACCATCACCCCGCAGCACTACGCGTTCCTGGTCTCCGACGAGGAGTTCGACGCCGCGTACGCCCGCATCACCGAACGCGGCATAGAGCACTACGCCGACCCGCACAAGAAGCACCCCGGCGCCATCAACCGCAACGACGGCGGCAAGGGCGTGTACTTCATGGATCCGGTGGGGCACGCCATGGAACTGCTCACCGTTCCCTACGGCGGGTGGCCCACCGCGTAG
- a CDS encoding helix-turn-helix domain-containing protein yields the protein MAERPTPRHGSPDPEDGPARSDLGRRLRRRRAELGLTREEVAARAGMAEAYVAHLEQHSTAAPDSGTLLRLAGALRTTPRELGGGYAGLPAGLGQASRNPRLDELSERECRELLSTHGVGRFSVSTEGAPVVLPVNYTVVDGAIVFRTREGSVLSEGFGREVAFEVDRVDDALSQGWSVLVRGTAQPVTDRAEAERLAERAYSEPWAGGERDLWVRIEPTALTGRRIEAG from the coding sequence ATGGCAGAACGCCCCACACCGCGGCACGGCTCGCCGGACCCGGAGGACGGCCCCGCGCGGAGCGACCTCGGACGGCGACTGCGGCGGCGCCGCGCGGAACTCGGGCTCACCCGGGAAGAGGTCGCCGCCCGCGCCGGCATGGCCGAGGCCTACGTCGCCCATCTGGAGCAGCACAGCACCGCCGCGCCCGACTCCGGCACCCTGCTGCGGCTGGCCGGGGCGCTGCGCACCACCCCCCGGGAACTCGGCGGCGGATACGCCGGGCTGCCCGCCGGTCTCGGACAGGCCTCCCGCAACCCGCGCCTGGACGAACTGAGCGAACGGGAGTGCAGGGAACTGCTGTCCACGCACGGGGTCGGCCGGTTCTCCGTCAGCACCGAGGGCGCGCCCGTCGTCCTGCCCGTGAACTACACCGTCGTGGACGGCGCGATCGTGTTCCGCACCCGCGAGGGCTCCGTGCTCAGCGAGGGGTTCGGCCGTGAGGTGGCCTTCGAGGTGGACCGGGTGGACGACGCGCTGAGTCAGGGCTGGAGCGTCCTGGTGCGCGGCACCGCCCAGCCGGTGACCGACCGGGCGGAGGCGGAGCGGCTCGCCGAGCGCGCGTACAGCGAGCCCTGGGCGGGCGGGGAACGCGATCTGTGGGTGCGGATCGAGCCCACGGCGCTCACGGGACGCCGTATCGAAGCGGGCTGA
- a CDS encoding Cmx/CmrA family chloramphenicol efflux MFS transporter, producing MPLALYLLALAVFAMGTSEFMLAGLVPDIASDLGVTVGTAGLLTSAFALGMAVGAPLMAALARNRPGRSSLLGFVLLFAAAHAVGATASAFPVLCATRVVAALANAGFLAVALTTAATLVPPDRKGRALAVLLSGTTVATVAGVPAGALLGTLLGWRATFWAVAVLCLPAALGILRGIPAPAAVDGATGALRPELAQLRRPRLLLVMLLGALVNAATFASFTFLAPVVTGVAGLGELWVSVALVLFGAGSFVGVGVAGRLADRRPGLVLAAGGPLLLAGWPALALLAHRPVALFALVFTQGALSFALGGTLITRVLYEAAQAPTMAGSYATAALNVGAAAGPLVAAAALTGTLGDTGPLWASGALVAVALAVAVPVRAVRAAG from the coding sequence ATGCCTCTCGCGCTCTATCTGCTCGCCCTGGCCGTCTTCGCCATGGGCACCTCGGAGTTCATGCTCGCCGGTCTGGTGCCGGACATCGCCTCGGACCTCGGCGTCACCGTCGGCACGGCCGGCCTGCTCACCTCGGCGTTCGCGCTGGGCATGGCCGTCGGCGCCCCGCTGATGGCCGCGCTCGCCCGCAACCGGCCCGGACGCTCCAGCCTGCTCGGCTTCGTCCTGCTGTTCGCGGCGGCCCACGCGGTGGGCGCCACCGCCTCCGCCTTCCCGGTGCTGTGCGCGACCCGGGTGGTGGCGGCGCTCGCCAACGCCGGGTTCCTCGCCGTGGCGCTCACGACGGCCGCCACGCTGGTGCCGCCCGACCGCAAGGGCCGGGCGCTCGCCGTGCTGCTGTCGGGTACGACGGTGGCCACGGTCGCCGGTGTTCCGGCGGGGGCGCTGCTGGGCACCCTGCTCGGCTGGCGGGCCACGTTCTGGGCCGTGGCCGTGCTGTGCCTGCCCGCGGCCCTCGGCATCCTCAGGGGAATCCCGGCGCCCGCGGCGGTGGACGGCGCGACCGGTGCGCTGCGGCCGGAGCTGGCGCAGCTGCGCCGTCCGCGGCTGCTGCTGGTCATGCTGCTCGGCGCGCTGGTGAACGCGGCGACCTTCGCGAGCTTCACCTTCCTCGCGCCCGTGGTGACCGGTGTCGCCGGGCTGGGTGAGCTGTGGGTCTCCGTCGCCCTGGTGCTGTTCGGCGCCGGTTCCTTCGTCGGGGTGGGCGTCGCCGGACGCCTGGCCGACCGGCGGCCCGGCCTCGTGCTCGCGGCCGGCGGCCCGCTGCTGCTGGCCGGCTGGCCGGCGCTGGCGCTGCTGGCCCACCGGCCGGTCGCGCTGTTCGCGCTGGTGTTCACGCAGGGCGCGCTGTCCTTCGCGCTGGGCGGCACCCTGATCACCCGGGTCCTCTACGAGGCCGCGCAGGCCCCCACCATGGCCGGTTCCTACGCGACCGCGGCGCTCAACGTGGGCGCCGCCGCGGGTCCCCTCGTCGCCGCGGCCGCCCTCACCGGGACGCTGGGCGACACCGGCCCGCTGTGGGCGAGCGGGGCGCTGGTCGCCGTCGCCCTGGCCGTCGCGGTCCCCGTCCGCGCCGTACGGGCGGCCGGCTGA
- a CDS encoding LysR family transcriptional regulator, protein MDLLAHLEAYVATADEASFSRAADRLGIAQPLLSRRVKTLEGHFGGPLFDRSRRQVTTTELGVLLLPYARDVLDRAQRLRQAARSARHSRVRAVGVPADCAPAALARALRAAGEHGITLGMRELPPLERESGLADGSLAYALVRTAPERASFRVPLGLASAPGDAAPEAPRAVHLEELRPRRRRLGGPPAPAPPPILVLAEDQVPCFDDRFARAIARAGLPEGRIRPAGPPSDALAGTLAGRALLLCTEPYARRYGAAWAPLGDPALHRGYDVSAPPGPRGAPDVPGWLARLLAASVGASGAVRPPARPGAADDPSARLAARG, encoded by the coding sequence ATGGACCTGCTGGCGCACCTGGAGGCCTACGTGGCGACGGCCGACGAGGCGAGCTTCTCCCGCGCCGCCGACCGGCTCGGCATCGCGCAGCCGCTGCTCAGCCGCCGCGTCAAGACGCTGGAGGGGCACTTCGGCGGTCCGCTGTTCGACCGCTCCCGGCGGCAGGTCACGACGACCGAACTGGGCGTCCTGCTCCTCCCCTACGCGCGGGACGTCCTGGACCGCGCCCAGCGGCTGCGGCAGGCCGCCCGCTCGGCCCGGCACTCGCGGGTGCGTGCCGTCGGGGTGCCCGCGGACTGCGCCCCGGCCGCGCTGGCCCGCGCCCTGCGCGCCGCCGGCGAGCACGGGATCACCCTCGGCATGCGTGAACTCCCGCCGCTGGAACGGGAGTCGGGCCTCGCCGACGGCTCGCTCGCGTACGCGCTCGTGCGGACCGCGCCGGAACGCGCGTCCTTCCGGGTGCCGTTGGGCCTGGCGTCCGCGCCGGGCGACGCGGCCCCGGAGGCACCGCGCGCGGTCCACCTGGAGGAACTGCGGCCGCGTCGCCGCCGCCTCGGCGGGCCGCCCGCGCCCGCGCCGCCCCCGATCCTGGTCCTCGCGGAGGACCAGGTGCCCTGCTTCGACGACAGGTTCGCGCGCGCCATCGCGCGCGCCGGGCTGCCGGAGGGGCGGATCCGGCCGGCCGGTCCGCCGTCCGACGCGCTCGCCGGGACCCTGGCCGGGCGCGCCCTGCTGCTGTGCACCGAGCCGTACGCCCGCCGGTACGGCGCCGCCTGGGCGCCGCTGGGCGACCCCGCCCTGCACCGGGGGTACGACGTGAGCGCGCCGCCGGGCCCCCGGGGCGCGCCGGACGTGCCGGGCTGGCTGGCCCGGCTGCTGGCGGCGTCGGTCGGCGCCTCGGGTGCCGTGCGGCCGCCGGCGCGGCCCGGTGCCGCCGATGACCCCTCCGCCCGGCTGGCGGCCCGCGGATGA